One Candidatus Roizmanbacteria bacterium CG_4_9_14_0_2_um_filter_38_17 genomic region harbors:
- a CDS encoding thymidine phosphorylase (catalyzes the formation of thymine and 2-deoxy-alpha-D-ribose 1-phosphate from thymidine), with translation MNSKKEAIEAIKKKLKGQKLTDHEIFALMDEIGHNRLGPILTTYFAAAGFSQGFTKHELVEFTDAMVKTGKQIKFEGIVADKHSIGGVAGTRTSMIVTPIVAAAGFKIPKSSTRAITAAAGTADTMEVLAPVEFPVDQIKNIVNQTNGCIVWGGKLGIAPADDVIIQVERPLAFESFDKIAVSVMAKKIAMGSTHLVIDIPFGPYMKVRHMKDAQVVTEKFEYIAKKFGIKIKIEVIPTDESNGFGVGPVLEIHDVLAILEQDKDRPIKFEDRSLRLAGSLLDMCLADVVDRNSLPVVSQSGTGREIAEEVLKSGAALLKMREIVKAQGGDPNFSRSMFKVGKYKFELKASTSGVVKAINSKELNGVSRILGSPEDKQAGMKIVKRLSDKVNKNDILAVLYSSSKWRLDEAVDTLMQLPMYYLEK, from the coding sequence ATGAACAGCAAAAAAGAGGCTATTGAAGCAATAAAAAAGAAATTAAAAGGTCAGAAGCTAACTGACCATGAAATTTTTGCATTGATGGATGAGATTGGCCACAATCGCTTAGGTCCTATTCTTACTACGTATTTTGCCGCAGCCGGATTTAGTCAGGGATTTACCAAGCATGAGCTAGTTGAGTTTACCGATGCAATGGTAAAGACGGGGAAACAGATCAAGTTTGAGGGTATAGTGGCCGATAAACACTCTATTGGTGGAGTTGCAGGTACAAGAACGTCGATGATAGTCACGCCTATTGTTGCAGCAGCCGGATTCAAAATTCCTAAAAGTTCGACCAGAGCTATTACAGCAGCAGCAGGAACTGCAGATACTATGGAAGTATTGGCGCCTGTTGAGTTTCCGGTAGACCAAATAAAGAATATAGTTAATCAAACCAATGGTTGTATTGTTTGGGGTGGAAAGCTTGGAATAGCTCCAGCCGATGATGTAATTATTCAAGTTGAGCGACCGCTAGCATTTGAATCATTTGACAAGATAGCTGTATCTGTCATGGCTAAAAAAATTGCTATGGGTTCAACTCATCTAGTGATAGATATACCCTTTGGGCCATACATGAAAGTGCGTCATATGAAAGATGCCCAGGTTGTGACTGAAAAATTTGAGTATATAGCTAAGAAATTTGGAATTAAAATTAAAATTGAAGTTATTCCAACCGATGAGTCAAATGGATTTGGGGTTGGGCCAGTGCTAGAAATACATGATGTGTTGGCTATTCTTGAGCAAGATAAAGATAGACCAATAAAGTTTGAAGATCGATCACTCCGTTTAGCGGGAAGTTTGTTAGATATGTGTTTAGCTGACGTGGTAGATCGCAACTCTCTTCCAGTAGTAAGCCAATCTGGAACAGGGCGCGAGATAGCAGAAGAAGTATTAAAGAGCGGTGCGGCGCTTTTAAAGATGCGTGAAATAGTAAAAGCACAAGGAGGAGACCCAAATTTTAGCAGGAGCATGTTTAAAGTTGGTAAATATAAATTTGAGTTAAAAGCTTCAACTTCTGGAGTTGTTAAAGCGATTAATTCCAAAGAATTAAATGGAGTTTCTCGAATATTAGGTTCGCCAGAGGATAAGCAGGCAGGTATGAAAATAGTCAAACGTTTATCAGACAAGGTCAATAAAAATGATATACTGGCGGTATTGTATAGTTCGAGCAAGTGGCGGCTGGATGAAGCGGTTGATACGTTAATGCAGCTACCGATGTATTATCTTGAAAAATAG
- a CDS encoding endolytic transglycosylase MltG, which translates to MILKNRLTVATVIALLVVGGLLIWYKESTSPVNQSSQAVIFVVKKGEGVRSIAARLKEEGLIRSPLGFFIIVRLNDIAKGIQAGDFRLSPSMSAREVADGLTHGTIDSWITIPEGWRSGEVAMRISQELGIPEIEFLALAKEGYMFPDTYLIPKEASAEVVLAIFNRNFETKIKEELAAQIANSPYSLHQIITIASIVEREARFANDRPKVASVLLNRLEIGMPLQADATLQYIKGYDEATGKWWPQALSLDKELDSPYNTYLNTGLPPGPIANPGLAAIKAVLNPANTNYIYYVSEADGTTHFSETYDEHLLNIQKYL; encoded by the coding sequence ATTATCTTGAAAAATAGACTAACAGTTGCGACGGTTATAGCCCTATTAGTAGTAGGAGGGTTGTTAATTTGGTATAAAGAATCCACTTCTCCTGTTAATCAATCTTCCCAAGCGGTTATTTTTGTGGTTAAAAAGGGTGAAGGTGTACGCAGTATAGCAGCGCGACTTAAAGAAGAAGGACTTATTAGAAGTCCCCTGGGATTTTTCATTATCGTGCGACTTAATGACATAGCAAAAGGTATTCAAGCGGGGGATTTTCGTTTATCGCCCTCCATGAGTGCGCGGGAAGTGGCAGATGGGTTAACGCATGGAACCATTGATTCTTGGATTACTATTCCCGAAGGCTGGCGCAGTGGTGAAGTTGCAATGCGAATATCTCAAGAACTAGGAATTCCAGAGATTGAGTTTTTAGCACTTGCCAAAGAAGGATACATGTTTCCAGACACTTATCTTATACCCAAGGAGGCATCTGCAGAAGTAGTTTTAGCTATATTTAATCGAAACTTTGAAACTAAGATTAAGGAAGAATTAGCTGCTCAAATTGCCAATTCACCATACTCGCTTCATCAAATAATAACAATTGCTTCGATTGTAGAGAGAGAGGCTCGTTTTGCTAATGATAGGCCTAAAGTAGCATCGGTATTGTTAAATAGGTTAGAAATTGGTATGCCATTACAGGCAGATGCTACCCTACAGTATATTAAGGGATACGATGAGGCAACTGGTAAATGGTGGCCCCAAGCTCTCTCTCTAGATAAAGAGTTAGATTCTCCTTATAATACATATCTAAACACCGGTCTTCCTCCAGGACCAATTGCTAATCCAGGACTTGCTGCAATAAAAGCAGTGCTTAATCCTGCTAATACCAACTATATTTATTATGTCTCTGAAGCAGATGGAACAACTCATTTTTCCGAAACCTACGACGAACACCTTTTGAATATCCAAAAATACCTCTGA
- the grpE gene encoding nucleotide exchange factor GrpE: MVKKIKYNKEDQVKLVENRVKLAEDQMKRAVADYRNLQARVIREKEDFAKYANSKLITAFLPVRDALVRAIDHLEETSGVQLILKQFDDTLSQEGVSKIELEAGSKFDPEVMEAIDGIKAESGKKIGVVAEVLRAGFKYKERVLRPAEVRVYT, encoded by the coding sequence ATGGTAAAAAAAATAAAATATAATAAGGAAGACCAAGTAAAACTGGTTGAGAACAGGGTGAAACTGGCCGAAGACCAAATGAAAAGGGCTGTAGCAGATTACAGAAATCTGCAAGCACGAGTGATACGTGAAAAAGAAGATTTTGCTAAATATGCAAATTCGAAACTTATAACAGCTTTTTTGCCTGTGCGCGATGCATTGGTTAGAGCAATAGATCATCTTGAGGAGACAAGTGGTGTACAATTGATATTAAAGCAATTCGATGATACACTTTCTCAAGAAGGAGTTAGCAAAATTGAGCTTGAGGCTGGATCTAAGTTTGATCCGGAAGTGATGGAGGCGATTGATGGAATTAAGGCAGAATCAGGTAAAAAAATTGGCGTTGTAGCAGAAGTGTTAAGGGCAGGATTTAAATATAAGGAACGCGTGTTGCGCCCAGCAGAAGTAAGAGTATATACTTAA